In Triticum aestivum cultivar Chinese Spring chromosome 5B, IWGSC CS RefSeq v2.1, whole genome shotgun sequence, the following proteins share a genomic window:
- the LOC123110462 gene encoding protein NETWORKED 1D — protein sequence MSRTKMAANNPMRKYSWWWDSHISPKNSKWLQENLSDTDSKIKVMIKIIDEDADSFAKRAEMYYKRRPELMSLLEELYRAYRALAERHDHAAGELRSAHRKMAEAFPDEYQLDLDDDLPSETASSETDSDSRDMTPFFRSFINTGDSKKRSKDDQDHEKLQKEISSLSQENQDLKNKISSVLEKSESAESEVRSLKEALAQQGSEKEAAVSQCQQSSDRLQNLKSEILHTQEEFKRLKEEMQNGLQNLCTAEEQCLLLERANQDLHVELDKLKYASKEKHEELNEKHIELEKLSISIQEEQLKSMQAEMARLSLEKQLAQVQEKLRLLSLEKHGETSKFKDVEASKLMLQKELEMIREENRKLDDQNHSSTSVIIRLQDEIISLKNAQRKLEEEVSRHVEEKKVLQNELSHIKNDRGDVERKHFSIKEQIQVVNFNVESLQAIAQEMRDGNVELKETIKNHDGVKALYVENLMQLERTMEKNAHLERSLSAATTEVAGLRQNKATLEESCKQLSSKINGYQSERAMFIARIEGISHTMEKLSEKNVFLENLLSENYTELENHRMKLKDLEESAQALRNQNSLLRSDKRTLVQEVDSINGALLDLETQYAELEGRHLDLQQEKNTVRNEAVKLQELLRLEREKSKELTHSDKAQFSAIQKQIALLLEDGRHKENQLQEEEHKIVEAQIEIFILQKCLGDMAEANSDVSGQRQKQQEAHKVLEEKLACLTQNNQKLTEGIGSVMEVLQFDEKYGSLDLMKVDVVVQLILHEIKCLLNTISDAQDVKQNQILEKSLVVTLLEHFGREVADLRSERSVLRQEWQAKSEELVQLQSERHDLLKISCDLRKDVEARNRKVDEMKAESKFLVRQLSELQESRQSLQAEIIKLIEENSSLAGKLYDSRKKEKSSEDDFSNLIGEAIRTDILGVVFKSLHDERTSELQALHDDFGCLHAAGNELYQEIRLMNKKLGDLQLENNYLEKELSRTLSICDGSSPEVGSARRRTMRRDTKLLKSGRKSLQESAVNVEQRKEVDNAGLEKSNEMLREELHKLQSEMQLLKNNEQPVIDVRSCDAEISKLLANMQIATANAALFKEKVLELIVACESSEISEIVQKEVLKEEISRRNSYVDALKDKLNAVEIENRRLKVDLNGDFTVLGALQTEVSALERQTLSLAKDCVPSNKLKKEEFVLSPQLSKIAVKPSDDQNSPKLVKDMELQRLHGTIKALQKVVTDTGVVLEQERLDFSSNLQDARKQIEMLKLKDALDSDASDANYERMLKDIQLDLVQTPSRRAIGSHRLKKKITAQPDDKMLALWSVVRTSSGSGRHDDLRPPQSEAASEKDKGRHSTSELMLVKDLVVDKQDLPRPVVTTTEPHREWKKKVIERLSSDAQRLRDLQSILQELRASVEASGESELESVRAQMIESEEAITQLIDTNGKLLTKAEEFTSADGLDGGGVDLRSRSQRKILERVRKMSEKVGRLEMEMQKFQQVLLKHEEERASRRAAKTVQRRSRVQLVEYLYGKRRGGGDGGSRRQKRGPSCCMRAKAIDD from the exons ATGTCGAGGACGAAGATGGCGGCGAACAATCCGATGCGCAAGTACTCGTGGTGGTGGGACAGCCATATCAGTCCCAAGAACTCGAAATGGCTCCAAGAAAACCTCTCAG ATACGGATAGCAAAATCAAAGTTATGATCAAGATCATTGATGAGGACGCCGACTCGTTTGCAAAAAGAGCAGAAATGTACTACAAAAGGCGCCCAGAGCTGATGTCCCTGCTTGAGGAGTTATACCGTGCTTACCGAGCTTTAGCTGAAAGACATGACCATGCAGCTGGGGAACTCCGATCGGCTCATCGGAAAATGGCAGAAGCATTTCCCGATGAATACCAGTTAGATTTGGATGATGACCTGCCATCTGAAACTGCATCCTCAGAAACTGACTCTGACAGCCGTGACATGACACCCTTTTTCCGCTCTTTCATCAACACTGGCGACTCGAAAAAACGTAGTAAAG ATGATCAGGACCATGAGAAGTTACAGAAAGAAATTTCAAGCTTGTCACAGGAAAATCAAGACCTTAAGAACAAGATTTCATCTGTGTTAGAAAAGAGTGAAAGTGCTGAATCTGAAGTTCGATCCCTCAAGGAGGCCCTTGCACAACAAGGATCAGAGAAAGAAGCCGCAGTTTCACAGTGCCAGCAATCCAGTGATAGGTTGCAGAACCTCAAGTCTGAAATATTACATACCCAGGAGGAATTCAAGAGGCTAAAAGAGGAGATGCAAAATGGTCTGCAGAATTTGTGCACTGCAGAGGAACAGTGCCTTCTGCTTGAGAGGGCTAACCAGGATTTGCATGTGGAGCTAGATAAGCTGAAGTATGCTTCAAAAGAGAAGCATGAAGAGCTTAATGAGAAACACATTGAGCTGGAAAAGCTCAGCATCTCTATACAAGAGGAGCAGCTCAAGAGCATGCAAGCGGAAATGGCACGGCTGTCTTTAGAGAAGCAATTGGCACAAGTACAGGAGAAGCTGCGGCTTTTGTCTCTCGAAAAGCACGGTGAAACAAGTAAGTTTAAGGATGTTGAAGCAAGCAAGCTTATGCTTCAGAAAGAATTGGAGATGATTCGAGAAGAGAACCGTAAACTGGATGATCAAAACCACTCCTCGACATCCGTGATAATTCGTCTGCAGGATGAGATAATTTCCTTGAAGAATGCACAACGGAAACTCGAGGAGGAGGTGTCTCGGCATGTGGAGGAAAAGAAGGTACTTCAAAATGAGCTTTCACACATAAAGAATGACAGAGGTGATGTTGAGAGGAAGCATTTCTCAATCAAGGAGCAAATACAAGTGGTTAATTTCAATGTGGAGTCACTCCAAGCAATTGCACAAGAGATGAGGGATGGAAATGTTGAGCTAAAGGAGACTATCAAGAATCATGATGGCGTGAAAGCGTTGTATGTTGAGAATCTGATGCAGCTGGAGAGAACGATGGAGAAAAATGCTCATTTGGAGAGATCTTTGTCAGCTGCTACCACCGAGGTTGCAGGATTGAGACAGAATAAGGCCACACTGGAAGAATCTTGCAAACAGCTTAGCTCCAAGATTAATGGCTACCAGTCTGAGCGAGCCATGTTCATTGCGCGGATTGAGGGAATTTCTCATACCATGGAGAAGCTATCAGAGAAGAACGTGTTTTTGGAAAATTTATTATCTGAAAACTATACTGAGCTTGAAAACCATAGGATGAAGCTTAAAGACTTGGAAGAGTCTGCACAGGCACTCCGCAATCAGAATTCTTTACTTCGATCTGACAAGAGAACTCTTGTGCAGGAG GTGGATAGCATCAATGGTGCTCTACTTGATTTGGAAACGCAGTATGCAGAGTTAGAAGGAAGGCATTTGGATCTCCAGCAGGAGAAAAACACGGTTCGTAATGAAGCAGTCAAACTACAGGAACTGTTAAGGCTAGAGAGAGAGAAGAGCAAAGAACTCACCCACTCAGACAAGGCTCAGTTCAGTGCTATACAGAAGCAGATAGCCCTGCTTCTAGAAGATGGACGGCATAAGGAGAACCAGCTTCAAGAGGAGGAGCACAAGATTGTTGAAGCTCAGATCGAGATTTTCATCTTGCAGAAGTGCTTAGGTGACATGGCAGAAGCAAATTCTGATGTCTCAGGGCAACGGCAGAAGCAACAAGAAGCACACAAAGTTCTTGAGGAGAAACTGGCATGTTTGACACAGAACAACCAGAAGCTTACTGAAGGGATTGGTTCTGTGATGGAAGTACTACAGTTTGATGAGAAATATGGATCCTTGGATCTGATGAAGGTTGACGTGGTTGTACAGCTCATCTTGCATGAGATTAAGTGCCTGCTGAACACCATTTCTGATGCCCAGGATGTCAAGCAGAACCAGATCCTTGAAAAGTCGCTTGTTGTCACCCTCCTGGAGCACTTTGGACGGGAGGTGGCGGATCTGAGGTCAGAAAGGAGTGTTCTGAGGCAAGAGTGGCAAGCTAAGAGTGAGGAACTGGTACAACTGCAGAGTGAAAGGCATGACCTCCTAAAGATCAGCTGCGACTTACGCAAGGACGTGGAGGCCCGTAACCGCAAAGTGGACGAGATGAAAGCTGAGTCAAAGTTCTTGGTTCGACAACTCTCAGAGCTGCAAGAGTCACGCCAGTCACTACAAGCTGAGATTATTAAGCTGATAGAAGAGAACTCCTCACTGGCAGGAAAACTTTATGACTCAAGGAAGAAAGAGAAGTCGTCGGAAGATGATTTCAGTAATCTAATTGGTGAAGCAATCAGGACAGATATCCTTGGTGTTGTTTTCAAAAGCCTTCACGATGAGAGGACATCGGAACTGCAAGCTTTGCATGATGATTTTGGTTGCCTCCATGCGGCAGGCAACGAGCTTTACCAAGAAATCAGGCTGATGAACAAGAAGCTTGGCGATCTGCAACTCGAGAATAACTACCTTGAGAAGGAGCTCAGCAGAACTTTAAGCATCTGTGATGGCTCTAGTCCAGAGGTTGGTTCTGCAAGAAGGCGTACTATGCGAAGAGATACCAAGCTGTTGAAATCTGGCAGGAAGAGCCTACAGGAGAGTGCGGTGAACGTGGAACAGCGCAAAGAAGTCGACAATGCTGGTCTTGAAAAATCAAATGAAATGTTGAGGGAGGAGCTTCACAAGCTGCAGAGTGAAATGCAACTGCTTAAGAACAACGAGCAGCCAGTGATTGATGTCAGGTCTTGCGACGCAGAGATCTCGAAATTGCTGGCCAACATGCAAATTGCCACTGCCAACGCAGCTCTCTTCAAGGAGAAGGTCCTTGAGCTCATCGTAGCATGCGAGAGTTCTGAGATAAGTGAAATAGTCCAGAAGGAGGTATTGAAAGAGGAGATCAGTCGAAGGAACTCCTATGTGGATGCACTGAAGGACAAGCTAAATGCTGTTGAGATTGAGAACAGAAGGCTGAAGGTCGACCTGAATGGTGACTTCACAGTGCTAGGCGCATTGCAAACTGAAGTCAGTGCCTTGGAGAGACAAACCCTGTCACTGGCCAAGGATTGCGTACCTTCGAACAAACTCAAAAAAGAG GAATTTGTTTTGTCACCTCAGCTCTCAAAGATTGCTGTGAAACCAAGCGATGACCAAAACTCGCCGAAGCTGGTGAAAGACATGGAGCTGCAGAGGTTGCATGGAACCATCAAAGCACTCCAGAAGGTGGTTACGGACACCGGAGTCGTTCTCGAGCAAGAAAGGCTTGATTTCAGCAGCAACCTCCAGGACGCCAGGAAGCAGATCGAAATGCTCAAGCTCAAGGACGCCCTGGACAGCGACGCGAGCGACGCAAACTACGAGCGGATGCTCAAGGACATACAGCTCGACCTCGTCCAGACCCCTAGCCGTCGAGCCATCGGCTCGCACCGCCTCAAGAAGAAGATCACAGCCCAGCCCGACGATAAGATGCTCGCGCTCTGGAGCGTGGTCAGAacaagcagcggcagcggcaggcaCGACGATCTGCGGCCGCCACAGAGCGAGGCGGCGTCCGAGAAGGACAAGGGTCGACACTCCACCTCCGAGCTGATGCTGGTGAAGGACCTGGTGGTCGACAAGCAGGACCTGCCGAGGCCCGTGGTGACCACCACGGAGCCGCACCGCGAGTGGAAGAAGAAGGTGATCGAGCGGCTGTCCTCGGACGCGCAGCGGCTCAGGGACCTCCAGTCCATCCTCCAGGAGCTGAGGGCGAGCGTGGAGGCGTCGGGGGAGAGCGAGCTGGAGAGCGTGCGGGCGCAGATGATCGAGTCCGAGGAGGCCATCACGCAGCTCATCGACACCAACGGCAAGCTGCTGACCAAGGCCGAGGAGTTCACCTCCGCCGACGGGCTCGACGGCGGGGGCGTGGACCTCCGGAGCCGGAGCCAGCGCAAGATCCTGGAGCGGGTGAGGAAGATGTCCGAGAAGGTGGGCCGGCTGGAGATGGAGATGCAGAAGTTCCAGCAGGTCCTGCTCAAGCACGAGGAGGAGCGCGCCAGCCGGCGCGCCGCCAAGACGGTGCAGCGCCGGTCGAGGGTGCAGCTGGTGGAGTACCTCTACGggaagcggcgcggcggcggcgacggtggctccCGCCGGCAGAAGCGCGGGCCCTCCTGCTGCATGAGGGCCAAGGCCATCGACGACTGA